A window of the Polaribacter sp. HaHaR_3_91 genome harbors these coding sequences:
- a CDS encoding T9SS type A sorting domain-containing protein → MKKTTFQVCEFGEIQYLLKNSLKSLTVLTLLLFYTSFSVSAQGPGADTNDNISFYKKYSGANLTYKQIGNSEIKYNRNSGVTSQCSKSDGAPTSANLVLPADAVIQAVYVQWFALVKHDKTGITNYAPLKTSIPITFPNGTTKTINKDKGYRETVPFSTYNPKYEGYLADITAEVLAQPNPAGTYTADVQLTNDYRALREACAYSQENVRAWQMLVVYKSPTDESGINQVYVYDGLKGFVGLRNDIQEIKIPVSEYKVYSGNVAGSISVASLQGDGAIDGEYLKVSDNSFNDFPSDWANSAGLSNPAPGNNATNGSPYGAWDIDVVNSNFTPNSTSLELTAGSNGDLILFDLIVLKIPTGGLVVTKKTTTPNVNIGENGTYEITLTNATNVDLKGIKAKDILPTGFTYVSGANVVLNNARQTATTKPQVGDTTLNWGTFDIDGKGSVTITFDIAVPENQNLGTYQNGVTATVTSPNDTVITNYDSGDSTNDDITVGNRCDAASSGNLDTDGDGISDICDLDDDNDGILDVDEDTCDIYGTPLLNEDFGIGNNISTRLSGGASTNYNYLELRNPRGNNTSRDLQDDLYAVFNNIPNSASWADDKWQTVGDHTSGSLTPTNDNMLMVNAGKTLDVIYQKTISGITAGALLDVSFWVLNLDVDNTINNDPLRVLPNIQIELWQNGVLLGPPVNTGNIVREEAGSKDAWKYYGTKAPLTTLNNSNITVVIRNNTKAEYGNDLAIDDILVRQLCNTDSDGDGIPNRLDLDSDNDGIPDVIEAGGKDDNNDGMADGVVGTTPSTNGIPQSADTGNTPTSTDGDGIPDYLDIDADNDGIPDNIEVQTTADYITPSGVGTSMTDSNNNGIDDNYEVGGNVFIPVDTDGDKIPDYLDPDSDNDAILDIAENGDPQNVLTGKDTDGDGLDDAFDDNTDNPNTGFTVNDGVSPNNKVTNLTTLENSFGDEDNDFNPNNPNTGNLDYRDIKDNDNDGIPDSIDLDDDNDGIPDTIENGGNLAEGDEDGDGIPNYLDNHDDGNGGDGSTTDYTDSNNDGIPDVYDNDGDGIPNHFDLDSDNDGIPDIVEAGGIDTDGNGKVDDINTDGTLVNDIDKDGLDDRYDANVTGGANGNNILNPDSDGDGISDTRDLDSDNDGIPDIVEAGGTDINGDGKVDNINADGTLKNDVDNDGFDDLVDGDVGQLGTPNNKDNALVITGSDTNNDGKPDSYTTGDTDRDGIPNHLDLDSDNDGITDITEAGGIDADGDGKIDNIRSNGTLINDVDNDGFDDAVDGNVNGTDNKNNALIVTGVDTDGNGKPNSYPNGDTDKDGVLDFLDLDSDNDGIPDIVEAGGIDGDGNGKVDDINSNGTLINDADSDGLDDRYDANVTGGTDGNAITNPDTDGDGIKDTQDLDSDNDGIPDVVEAGGTDANGDGIADNFNDTDNDGFNDYVDGDVNGAINSNNALILTASTDANNDGKPDTYDTGDTDNDGIPNYLDLDSDNDGIPDLVEAGGIDTDGNGLVDTINSDGSLRNDVDNDGFDDAVDGSVNGTNNVAKALIVTGADSNNNGKPNSYPNGDTDQDGILDMLDLDADNDGIPDLIEAGGVDEDGNGLVDNINSNGTLINDTDNDGFDDAVDGKVGTINNSNNALVVTGADNNNDGKPDSYITGDSDKDGIPNHIDLDSDNDGIVDIIEAGGTDANRDGKVDNINNNGKLTTDTNNDGFDDNVQTDPLIITGPDTDATNTTADGKPNSYLKGDADTDGKPNFIDIDADDDGIPDNIEGQSTSGYKKPSGVGNGIIDNNNNGVDDQYEFSANIGFIPENTDGTDTPDYLDADSDNDGVLDIAENGDLQNELATDASGKLLDTDGDGLNDAFDDNLDILNNGFTVNDGGIAPNNIVTTLAILENSFGDTDGNFDPNNPTSGNLDYRDIPEAADVMITQVYQFGTERWIEITNIGSEDIPANTIKIQLYKNQTVAQVDALAIATPTEEVVVDSELKVGKSVLFKNNTTSEITNLGDATIIENSALTDISGANDIITLSSATGNYAWANRYDIISDITDKTSFVRIDEVTAPNKNYDSSEWVVFIDDAINSYQSGYETGDNSTKRHSLDPLISEIENSNSEANTLLGLHRIKETTTNTGGTWDNGYPDRSRYVIVDESYNHQNNRLSARKLKVLNTNELKVTDQLLVVTNDIELDGDIRLSGSSAQLIQTHENASTVSGDGRLFVDQNSEVPSKYRYNYMSSPVTTLNKATYSLESVLRDGTTANTPKEITFVGGYDGSFTESGISLADYWVYTYAPASNGRANWSHKYKSGTIDRGDGYTFKGPGREQNYTFVGTPNDGEFKTKQITEGQSYLIGNPFPSALNARKFLDDNNDLISTLYFWQHVAETNASGTAGHNFGGYIGGYAAQNVSMATAVKTGETGPVDFTLEAEHVPDANTDGEKLSILNILGTVVSLNDRNFIKFSNIPRGVESLKINYASFLTKTFNIKINNVDKGEFTFPSTGLLYSNITFELCIPAGSDITFTGTNDSGLLYMNNLTFQDDDGLISCVANSGGNEYENLYKSPEPYVAIGQGFFVEGIGTGQIKFNNSQREYKTEGTGESIFLKSDQKTTLKAVNNNLSILKLGMSYSNDEGSNLHRQIGISFNQANSFEYEKGYDSEMYDVNPTDFYWKFPNDTNSYVISGVQEISNALEVPLEVIVSENSIITIGIDEINNINQNVYIKDKLTGKTQLINDVSTAYQLEAGTYTDRFVLAFEAAEDSVLGVEEDLLAGQTNIYADNDNNKIVISKNQEVNIQKVELFDILGKKVSTWNINEQKSTYQLDIKKQIPTGIYIVKMNTDKGAINKKVVIE, encoded by the coding sequence ATGAAAAAAACTACTTTTCAGGTATGTGAGTTTGGGGAAATTCAATACCTATTAAAGAACAGCTTAAAAAGCTTAACAGTACTAACGCTATTATTATTTTACACTTCCTTTTCTGTAAGTGCGCAAGGCCCCGGTGCCGACACCAATGATAACATTAGTTTTTACAAGAAATACTCTGGTGCAAACCTTACCTATAAACAAATAGGTAATAGTGAAATTAAATATAATAGAAATAGTGGTGTAACATCTCAATGTTCTAAAAGTGATGGTGCCCCTACAAGCGCTAACTTAGTTTTACCAGCAGATGCTGTAATACAAGCAGTATACGTACAATGGTTTGCACTTGTAAAACACGATAAAACTGGTATAACAAATTATGCTCCTTTAAAAACATCTATTCCTATTACTTTTCCTAATGGTACTACAAAAACCATCAATAAAGATAAAGGATATAGAGAAACGGTTCCTTTTAGTACCTATAACCCAAAGTACGAAGGATATTTAGCAGATATCACAGCAGAGGTCTTAGCACAACCAAACCCTGCCGGAACCTATACCGCAGATGTACAATTAACAAATGACTATAGAGCCCTAAGAGAAGCCTGTGCTTATTCTCAAGAAAATGTAAGAGCATGGCAAATGTTGGTGGTTTATAAATCGCCAACAGACGAGAGTGGTATCAATCAGGTATATGTATACGATGGTTTAAAAGGTTTTGTTGGTCTTAGAAATGATATTCAAGAAATAAAAATACCTGTTTCTGAGTATAAAGTTTACTCTGGTAACGTAGCCGGTAGCATCTCTGTAGCATCTTTGCAAGGAGACGGAGCTATTGATGGAGAATACCTAAAAGTTTCTGATAATTCATTTAATGATTTCCCTTCAGATTGGGCAAATTCAGCAGGTTTATCTAACCCTGCTCCAGGTAATAATGCAACAAATGGCAGTCCTTATGGAGCTTGGGATATTGATGTTGTAAATAGTAACTTCACTCCTAATTCAACCAGCTTAGAGTTAACTGCTGGTTCAAACGGAGACCTAATATTATTCGATTTAATTGTATTAAAAATACCAACAGGAGGTCTAGTTGTAACTAAAAAAACAACCACTCCTAATGTTAATATTGGTGAAAACGGTACCTACGAAATAACTTTAACAAATGCGACTAATGTAGATTTAAAAGGCATAAAAGCTAAAGATATTCTACCCACAGGTTTTACCTATGTATCTGGAGCCAATGTTGTGTTAAACAATGCTAGACAAACTGCTACAACAAAACCACAAGTAGGAGACACTACACTAAATTGGGGTACTTTTGATATTGATGGTAAAGGAAGTGTAACCATTACCTTTGATATAGCAGTACCTGAAAACCAAAATTTAGGAACCTATCAAAACGGAGTAACAGCTACTGTTACAAGTCCAAATGATACAGTTATTACAAATTATGATTCTGGAGACTCTACAAATGATGATATAACCGTAGGGAATCGTTGTGATGCAGCTTCTTCTGGTAACTTAGATACAGATGGAGATGGTATTAGTGATATTTGTGATTTAGATGACGATAACGATGGTATTTTAGATGTTGATGAAGACACTTGTGATATCTATGGAACTCCTTTACTTAATGAAGATTTTGGAATAGGAAACAATATAAGTACTCGTTTATCTGGAGGAGCGTCTACAAATTATAACTATTTAGAATTAAGAAATCCACGTGGTAATAATACTAGTCGTGATTTACAGGATGACCTTTACGCAGTATTTAATAACATCCCTAACTCTGCAAGTTGGGCAGATGATAAATGGCAAACTGTAGGTGATCACACAAGTGGTAGCTTAACACCTACAAACGACAATATGTTAATGGTAAATGCAGGTAAAACACTTGATGTTATTTATCAGAAAACAATTTCAGGTATTACAGCTGGTGCACTTTTAGATGTATCTTTTTGGGTCTTAAATTTAGATGTTGATAATACCATTAATAATGATCCTCTTAGAGTTTTACCTAACATACAAATAGAACTTTGGCAAAACGGAGTACTTTTAGGTCCTCCTGTAAATACAGGAAACATTGTTAGAGAAGAAGCAGGCAGTAAAGATGCATGGAAATATTATGGTACAAAAGCACCTTTAACTACATTAAATAACAGCAATATAACCGTTGTTATTAGAAACAACACGAAAGCAGAATATGGAAACGATTTAGCTATTGATGATATTCTAGTAAGACAATTATGTAATACAGATTCAGATGGAGATGGGATCCCTAATCGTTTAGATTTAGACTCAGATAACGATGGTATTCCAGATGTTATAGAAGCTGGTGGTAAAGATGACAACAATGATGGAATGGCAGATGGAGTAGTTGGTACAACACCATCAACTAACGGAATTCCACAAAGTGCAGATACAGGTAATACACCAACATCTACAGACGGAGATGGCATACCAGATTATCTAGACATAGATGCAGACAATGATGGTATTCCAGATAATATAGAAGTACAAACTACTGCAGATTATATCACTCCAAGTGGAGTTGGCACTAGTATGACAGATAGTAATAACAATGGTATTGATGATAATTATGAAGTTGGTGGTAACGTTTTTATCCCAGTAGATACTGATGGCGATAAAATACCAGATTACTTAGACCCAGATTCAGACAATGATGCCATTCTTGATATTGCAGAAAATGGAGACCCACAAAATGTTCTTACAGGAAAAGATACTGATGGTGATGGTTTAGATGATGCTTTTGATGACAACACAGACAACCCTAATACTGGATTTACAGTAAATGATGGTGTAAGCCCAAACAACAAAGTAACAAACTTAACTACCCTAGAAAACTCTTTTGGAGATGAAGATAATGACTTCAACCCTAATAACCCAAATACAGGTAATTTAGATTATAGAGATATTAAGGATAATGATAATGATGGTATTCCAGACAGCATCGATTTAGATGATGATAACGACGGTATACCAGATACTATTGAAAATGGAGGAAACTTAGCCGAAGGTGATGAAGATGGAGATGGTATTCCTAATTATTTAGACAACCATGATGACGGTAATGGAGGAGACGGAAGTACTACAGATTACACAGACTCTAATAATGATGGTATACCAGATGTATATGATAACGACGGAGATGGTATTCCTAATCACTTCGATTTAGATTCAGACAACGATGGTATTCCAGATATCGTAGAAGCTGGTGGTATTGACACAGATGGAAATGGAAAAGTAGATGATATTAATACTGATGGAACTCTTGTAAACGATATAGACAAAGACGGTTTAGATGATCGTTATGACGCTAATGTTACAGGTGGAGCTAATGGAAATAATATTTTAAACCCAGATTCAGACGGAGATGGTATTTCTGATACACGAGATTTAGACTCAGACAACGATGGTATTCCAGATATCGTAGAAGCTGGTGGTACAGACATTAATGGAGACGGTAAAGTAGACAATATTAATGCAGATGGTACGCTAAAAAATGATGTAGATAATGATGGTTTTGATGATCTAGTTGATGGTGATGTTGGCCAACTTGGTACACCTAACAATAAAGACAATGCACTAGTTATTACCGGAAGTGATACTAATAATGACGGAAAACCCGATTCTTATACAACAGGAGATACAGACCGAGATGGTATACCTAATCACTTAGATTTAGATTCAGATAACGACGGAATTACTGATATTACAGAAGCTGGAGGTATTGATGCCGACGGAGATGGAAAAATAGATAACATTAGAAGTAATGGTACGCTAATAAATGATGTAGATAACGATGGTTTTGACGATGCTGTAGATGGTAATGTAAATGGTACAGATAATAAAAACAATGCATTAATTGTTACAGGAGTAGACACAGATGGTAATGGTAAACCTAATAGTTACCCTAATGGAGATACAGACAAAGACGGTGTATTAGATTTTCTAGACTTAGACTCTGATAATGATGGTATCCCAGATATCGTAGAAGCTGGTGGTATTGATGGTGACGGAAACGGAAAAGTAGATGACATTAACTCAAACGGTACTTTAATAAACGATGCAGATAGTGATGGTTTAGATGATCGTTACGACGCTAATGTAACAGGTGGTACAGATGGTAATGCTATTACAAACCCAGATACAGATGGTGATGGTATTAAAGACACACAAGATTTAGATTCAGATAACGATGGTATTCCAGATGTTGTAGAAGCTGGTGGTACAGATGCCAATGGAGATGGTATTGCAGACAACTTTAACGATACAGACAATGATGGTTTTAATGACTATGTAGATGGTGATGTAAACGGTGCTATCAACAGTAATAACGCTTTAATACTTACAGCTAGCACAGACGCAAACAACGATGGTAAGCCAGATACATATGATACTGGTGATACAGATAACGATGGTATTCCTAACTACTTAGATTTAGATTCTGATAACGACGGAATTCCAGATTTAGTAGAAGCAGGCGGAATAGATACTGATGGTAATGGATTAGTAGATACTATTAACTCTGATGGTTCTTTAAGAAATGACGTTGATAACGATGGTTTTGATGATGCTGTAGATGGAAGTGTTAACGGAACTAATAATGTTGCAAAAGCATTAATAGTTACCGGAGCAGATTCAAATAACAATGGTAAACCTAATAGTTACCCTAACGGAGATACAGACCAAGATGGTATATTAGACATGTTAGACTTAGATGCCGATAATGATGGAATTCCAGATTTAATAGAAGCTGGCGGAGTAGATGAAGACGGAAACGGTTTAGTAGACAACATCAACAGTAATGGAACATTAATTAACGATACTGATAACGATGGTTTTGATGATGCTGTAGATGGAAAAGTTGGTACTATCAATAATAGCAACAATGCCTTAGTAGTTACAGGAGCAGATAATAATAACGATGGTAAACCAGACTCTTATATTACAGGAGATTCTGATAAGGATGGTATCCCAAATCATATAGACCTAGATTCAGACAACGATGGTATTGTAGATATTATTGAAGCTGGTGGTACAGATGCTAACAGAGATGGTAAAGTAGATAACATTAACAACAACGGTAAATTAACAACTGATACTAATAACGATGGTTTTGATGATAATGTTCAAACCGATCCGTTGATAATTACCGGACCAGATACAGATGCAACAAATACAACAGCAGATGGGAAACCAAACTCTTACCTAAAAGGAGATGCAGATACAGATGGTAAACCAAACTTTATAGATATTGATGCTGATGATGATGGTATTCCGGATAATATTGAAGGACAATCTACAAGTGGTTATAAAAAACCTTCTGGAGTAGGCAACGGAATAATAGACAACAACAATAATGGTGTAGATGACCAATATGAATTTAGCGCTAATATTGGCTTTATTCCAGAAAATACTGATGGAACGGATACTCCAGATTACTTAGATGCAGATTCAGATAATGATGGTGTACTTGATATTGCTGAAAATGGAGATTTACAAAATGAGCTAGCAACAGATGCAAGCGGTAAATTATTAGATACAGATGGTGATGGTTTAAATGATGCATTTGATGATAACCTAGACATTCTAAATAACGGATTTACAGTAAATGATGGAGGAATAGCACCTAATAACATAGTAACAACATTAGCTATTTTAGAAAACTCTTTTGGAGATACAGATGGTAATTTCGATCCAAATAACCCAACTAGTGGTAACCTAGATTATAGGGACATACCAGAAGCTGCAGACGTTATGATTACGCAAGTATATCAATTTGGCACTGAAAGATGGATTGAAATAACAAATATCGGTTCAGAAGATATTCCTGCTAACACCATTAAAATTCAATTGTATAAGAATCAAACAGTAGCTCAGGTAGATGCACTAGCAATAGCAACACCAACTGAAGAAGTTGTGGTAGATTCTGAGTTAAAAGTAGGTAAATCTGTCCTATTTAAAAACAATACAACTTCTGAAATAACAAATTTAGGTGATGCAACAATTATAGAAAACAGCGCATTAACTGATATCAGCGGAGCAAATGATATTATAACACTTTCTTCTGCTACAGGAAATTATGCATGGGCAAATAGATATGATATAATTTCTGATATTACCGACAAAACTTCATTTGTTAGAATAGATGAAGTAACAGCACCTAATAAAAATTATGATTCTAGTGAATGGGTAGTTTTTATAGATGATGCAATAAACTCATATCAATCTGGTTATGAAACTGGAGACAATAGTACAAAAAGACACTCTTTAGATCCATTAATCTCAGAAATAGAGAATTCTAATTCTGAAGCTAACACTTTGTTAGGTTTACATAGAATTAAGGAAACTACCACAAATACAGGTGGTACTTGGGATAATGGTTATCCAGACAGATCTCGTTATGTTATAGTTGATGAGTCTTACAACCATCAAAATAATCGATTAAGTGCTAGAAAATTAAAGGTTCTTAACACAAATGAGTTAAAAGTAACAGATCAATTATTAGTAGTTACAAATGATATAGAGTTAGACGGAGACATTCGTTTATCTGGTTCTTCTGCTCAATTGATACAGACGCATGAAAATGCTAGTACTGTTTCTGGTGATGGAAGATTGTTTGTAGATCAAAACTCAGAAGTACCAAGTAAATACCGTTATAATTATATGAGTTCTCCGGTTACTACTTTAAATAAGGCAACCTATTCTTTAGAATCTGTTCTTAGAGACGGTACAACAGCAAATACACCTAAAGAAATTACTTTTGTTGGTGGATATGATGGTTCTTTTACTGAATCGGGTATTTCCTTAGCAGATTACTGGGTATACACGTATGCTCCAGCTAGTAACGGAAGAGCAAATTGGTCTCATAAATATAAAAGCGGAACAATAGATAGAGGTGATGGTTATACATTTAAAGGACCTGGAAGAGAACAAAACTATACATTTGTGGGTACCCCTAATGATGGTGAGTTTAAAACAAAACAGATAACTGAAGGACAATCTTATTTAATTGGAAACCCCTTCCCTTCTGCTTTAAATGCAAGAAAATTTTTAGATGACAATAACGATTTAATATCAACACTTTATTTTTGGCAACATGTAGCAGAAACGAATGCTTCAGGAACTGCTGGTCATAATTTTGGAGGATATATTGGTGGTTATGCTGCTCAGAACGTTAGTATGGCAACAGCAGTAAAAACGGGAGAGACAGGTCCTGTTGACTTCACGTTAGAAGCTGAACATGTACCTGATGCAAATACAGATGGTGAAAAATTATCAATTCTAAATATTTTAGGTACAGTCGTTTCTTTAAATGATAGAAATTTTATTAAATTTTCAAATATTCCTAGAGGAGTAGAATCTTTAAAAATAAACTACGCATCTTTCTTGACTAAAACCTTTAATATAAAAATTAATAACGTAGATAAAGGAGAGTTTACTTTTCCTTCTACCGGTCTACTTTACAGTAATATAACATTTGAATTATGTATACCTGCTGGTAGTGATATTACCTTTACAGGAACCAACGATTCAGGTTTATTATATATGAATAATTTAACATTTCAAGATGATGACGGCCTTATATCTTGTGTTGCTAACTCTGGTGGTAATGAATATGAAAATTTATACAAATCTCCAGAACCTTATGTTGCAATAGGTCAAGGATTCTTTGTAGAAGGTATTGGTACCGGACAAATTAAATTTAATAATAGTCAAAGAGAATATAAAACAGAAGGAACTGGTGAATCTATATTCTTAAAAAGCGATCAGAAAACAACTTTAAAAGCAGTTAATAACAACCTATCTATATTAAAATTAGGAATGAGCTACTCTAATGATGAAGGAAGCAATTTACATCGTCAAATTGGAATTTCTTTTAATCAAGCAAATTCTTTTGAATATGAAAAAGGGTATGACTCTGAAATGTATGATGTGAACCCTACAGATTTCTATTGGAAGTTTCCAAATGATACAAATAGTTATGTAATTTCTGGAGTACAAGAAATATCGAATGCACTAGAAGTACCACTAGAAGTTATTGTAAGCGAAAACAGTATTATTACAATTGGTATTGATGAAATAAACAACATCAATCAAAATGTATACATTAAAGACAAATTAACAGGTAAAACACAGCTAATAAATGATGTTAGTACAGCATATCAATTAGAAGCAGGTACATACACAGACAGGTTTGTTTTGGCTTTTGAAGCGGCAGAAGACAGTGTACTTGGTGTAGAAGAAGATCTACTTGCTGGACAAA
- a CDS encoding prephenate dehydrogenase, with translation MKNIYMIGIGLIGGSFAIDIKNNNPDVVIHGIDTNESHLDEALKLGVIQKKATLDDIENADLVIISIPVDATAKLLPTILDKISDDGLVVDAGSTKEAICKVVEHHPKRRNYLAAHPIAGTENSGPKAAVSGLYVGKTNIICEVEKTTFKLQEKALKLFIDIGMRIRYMDPVSHDKHIAYVSHLSHISAFMLGKTVIDKERNERDIFDMAGSGFRSTVRLAKSSPAMWTPIFEQNKENVIETLEEYINNLQHFKELMQKDRFSEIFNEMENTNHIKQILNGIK, from the coding sequence ATGAAAAATATATACATGATTGGTATTGGTTTAATAGGCGGTAGTTTTGCTATCGATATTAAAAATAACAATCCGGATGTTGTAATTCACGGAATCGATACGAATGAAAGCCATTTAGATGAAGCGCTAAAATTAGGTGTAATTCAAAAGAAAGCAACTTTAGACGATATAGAAAATGCAGACTTGGTAATTATATCAATTCCAGTAGATGCAACTGCAAAATTATTGCCGACAATATTAGATAAAATTTCTGATGATGGTTTGGTTGTAGATGCAGGGTCTACAAAAGAAGCAATTTGTAAAGTGGTTGAACATCATCCTAAAAGAAGAAATTATTTAGCAGCGCATCCAATTGCAGGAACAGAAAATTCTGGGCCAAAAGCAGCTGTATCCGGCTTATACGTTGGAAAAACAAATATTATCTGCGAAGTAGAAAAGACAACTTTTAAGCTTCAAGAAAAAGCTTTAAAGCTTTTTATAGACATTGGAATGCGTATTCGGTACATGGACCCAGTTTCTCATGACAAGCATATTGCGTATGTTTCGCACTTATCTCACATAAGCGCATTTATGTTAGGTAAAACGGTCATTGATAAAGAAAGAAATGAACGCGATATTTTTGATATGGCAGGTTCAGGATTTAGATCTACAGTACGTTTGGCAAAAAGTTCGCCAGCAATGTGGACTCCAATTTTTGAACAAAATAAAGAAAACGTAATAGAAACATTAGAAGAGTACATCAATAATTTACAACATTTTAAAGAGTTGATGCAAAAAGATAGGTTCTCTGAAATTTTTAACGAAATGGAGAATACAAATCACATAAAACAAATTTTAAACGGCATAAAATAA
- a CDS encoding pyridoxal phosphate-dependent aminotransferase, translating into MIQPAKRLDTVQEYYFSKKLREVRGLAAAGKPIINMGIGSPDLQPPTEVLEAIQNSLGDASAHKYQSYQGLPELRNAISTFYKNKFSVDLNPENEILPLMGSKEGIMHISMAFLNEGDKVLIPNPGYPTYTSVTKLVGAEPLFYNLSDATNWQPDFEALEAQDLSDVKIMWVNYPHMPTGTNATLETFEKLVAFGKKHRILIINDNPYSFILNDNPISILQVEGAKDIALELNSLSKTFNMAGWRVGMLLGNATYINEVLKVKSNMDSGMFYGIQKGAIEALQLSDDWFLAQNKIYEERRSLIWQLADKLDAVYSKNSTGLFVWAKIPEGKKSEEVTDAVLYDHDIFITPGTIFGSQGEGYIRFSLCVTTDIIKEAISRFDK; encoded by the coding sequence ATGATACAACCAGCTAAAAGATTAGATACAGTGCAAGAATACTACTTCTCTAAAAAATTAAGAGAAGTTAGAGGTTTAGCAGCTGCAGGAAAACCAATTATCAATATGGGAATTGGATCTCCAGATTTGCAACCACCAACAGAAGTTTTAGAAGCAATTCAAAATAGCCTAGGTGATGCAAGTGCACATAAGTATCAATCCTATCAGGGCTTACCGGAATTAAGAAATGCAATTTCAACTTTTTATAAAAACAAGTTTTCGGTAGATTTAAATCCAGAAAACGAGATTTTACCATTGATGGGAAGTAAAGAAGGAATTATGCATATTTCTATGGCTTTTTTAAACGAAGGCGATAAAGTATTAATTCCGAATCCTGGATATCCAACTTATACTTCTGTAACTAAGTTAGTAGGAGCAGAACCTTTGTTTTATAATTTAAGTGATGCTACTAATTGGCAACCAGATTTTGAAGCTTTAGAAGCACAAGATTTAAGTGATGTAAAAATTATGTGGGTCAATTATCCGCACATGCCAACAGGAACAAATGCAACATTAGAAACGTTTGAAAAACTAGTAGCTTTTGGTAAAAAGCACCGTATTTTAATCATTAATGACAATCCATATAGTTTTATTTTAAACGATAATCCTATCAGTATTTTACAAGTAGAAGGCGCAAAAGACATTGCTTTAGAGTTAAACTCTTTAAGTAAGACTTTTAACATGGCAGGTTGGCGCGTTGGTATGTTGTTAGGAAACGCAACGTACATCAACGAAGTTTTAAAAGTGAAATCGAATATGGATTCTGGTATGTTTTACGGAATTCAAAAAGGAGCTATAGAAGCCTTACAATTATCTGATGATTGGTTTTTAGCACAAAATAAAATTTACGAAGAACGTAGAAGTTTAATTTGGCAATTAGCAGATAAGTTAGATGCAGTTTATAGTAAAAATTCAACAGGATTGTTTGTTTGGGCAAAAATACCTGAAGGAAAAAAATCTGAAGAAGTTACAGATGCAGTTTTATATGATCATGATATTTTTATTACTCCAGGAACCATTTTTGGCTCTCAAGGAGAGGGATATATTCGTTTTTCATTATGTGTAACAACAGATATAATTAAAGAAGCAATTAGCAGGTTTGATAAATAA
- a CDS encoding prephenate dehydratase produces MNKIIAIQGAEGSNHHKVARNFYGTTIQLKECMSFDELVASLLDNTADLGIMALENTIAGSIIPNYALIDNNNLHIIDEEYLNIHHHLMALKGQGIEDIKEVWSHPMALLQCKEFFKKYPHIKLVEDVDTAEVAKRISKENLVGIAAIAPKIAAEIFSLEILEDELQTIKDNSTRFVIVKTTKPEVNKEVNKASLKFQLNHKRGSLAAILNVLSDCKMNLTKIQSLPVIETPWKYSFFVDVTFEEYSEYEKAKAIIEIMAEEFKILGVYKNGRK; encoded by the coding sequence ATGAATAAAATTATTGCCATACAAGGAGCTGAAGGCTCAAACCATCATAAAGTTGCACGCAACTTTTATGGAACCACTATACAATTAAAAGAATGCATGTCTTTTGATGAGTTGGTAGCCAGTTTGCTAGACAATACCGCAGATTTGGGTATTATGGCTTTAGAGAACACCATTGCGGGGTCTATAATTCCTAATTATGCATTAATTGATAATAATAATTTACACATAATAGATGAAGAATATTTGAATATTCATCATCATTTAATGGCTCTAAAAGGTCAGGGAATAGAAGATATTAAAGAAGTTTGGTCGCATCCAATGGCATTGTTACAATGTAAGGAGTTTTTTAAAAAATATCCACATATAAAGCTAGTGGAAGATGTTGACACTGCTGAGGTTGCCAAAAGAATTTCGAAAGAAAATTTAGTAGGTATTGCTGCAATTGCTCCAAAAATTGCTGCAGAAATATTTAGTTTAGAAATTCTTGAAGATGAACTTCAAACCATAAAAGATAATTCTACACGTTTTGTAATTGTAAAAACTACTAAACCAGAAGTTAATAAAGAAGTTAATAAAGCTTCTTTAAAATTTCAGCTAAACCATAAAAGAGGAAGTCTTGCAGCAATTTTAAATGTATTGAGTGATTGCAAAATGAACTTAACCAAAATACAGTCTTTACCAGTAATAGAAACTCCATGGAAATATTCATTTTTTGTAGATGTTACTTTTGAAGAATATAGTGAGTATGAAAAAGCAAAAGCGATTATAGAAATAATGGCAGAAGAATTCAAAATTTTAGGAGTTTATAAAAACGGTAGAAAATAG